The proteins below come from a single Candidozyma auris chromosome 3, complete sequence genomic window:
- a CDS encoding DNA-directed RNA polymerase III subunit C37 encodes MDKKDLFVAEDEDVSESPALDEYQDTNDVPMDEEEDDPVISTMPILHGSLPHRSSQSLHVLQYANRPKSRPFDQEPLKSSIKMGTKVLEVKVPMDTNKFYDEGRAEELGSRVTTSNLNGVLTGTDGGLYVGHIIERDGDLQMVLVPVDSTAQLKPSFKYIDDLESARTAHTRQEVNTSEPAKQNAVHVLQTAAKASNQLSSEGHVGGLGSCLKHVKKFDEEPWNRLSWRCTDDSSAQRLSEHLKAPSREVIETSTTFDEFA; translated from the coding sequence ATGGACAAGAAAGACCTCTTTGTTGCAGAGGATGAGGATGTTTCAGAGTCTCCTGCTCTAGATGAGTACCAGGATACAAACGATGTACCCAtggacgaagaggaagatgacCCGGTCATTCTGACCATGCCCATCCTTCACGGATCGCTACCACACAGATCATCTCAATCTCTACATGTGCTACAATATGCCAACAGACCGAAAAGCCGTCCATTCGACCAAGAACCACTCAAGTCCTCTATAAAGATGGGTACTAAAGTACTAGAGGTTAAGGTGCCTATGGACACCAACAAGTTTTATGATGAGGGCAGAGCAGAGGAACTTGGGTCACGAGTGACAACCTCCAATTTAAACGGAGTTCTCACGGGCACTGATGGGGGCTTGTATGTGGGGCATATTATTGAAAGAGACGGTGATCTTCAGATGGTTCTTGTGCCTGTTGACAGTACCGCTCAACTCAAGCCACTGTTTAAGTACATTGACGATTTAGAATCTGCACGCACAGCACATACCAGGCAAGAAGTCAACACGCTGGAACCAGCTAAGCAAAATGCAGTGCACGTCTTGCAAACAGCGGCGAAAGCTAGCAATCAATTGCTGTCTGAAGGTCACGTTGGAGGTTTGGGCTCGTGCTTGAAGCACGTCAAAAAATTTGACGAGGAGCCATGGAATAGATTGAGTTGGAGGTGCACAGACGACTCATCGGCTCAAAGACTACTGGAGCATCTCAAGGCGCCCTCACGGGAAGTGATTGAGACATCCACCACGTTTGACGAATTTGCATAA